The following are from one region of the Mixophyes fleayi isolate aMixFle1 chromosome 7, aMixFle1.hap1, whole genome shotgun sequence genome:
- the LOC142098283 gene encoding tubulin alpha-1A chain-like — protein sequence MRECISVHVGQAGVQIGNACWELYCLEHGIQPDGQMPSDKTIGGGDDSFNTFFSETGAGKHVPRAVFVDLEPTVIDEVRTGTYRQLFHPEQLITGKEDAANNYARGHYTIGKEIIDLVLDRTRKLADQCTGLQGFLIFHSFGGGTGSGFTSLLMERLSVDYGKKSKLEFSIYPAPQISTAVVEPYNAILTTHTTLEHSDCAFMVDNEAIYDICRRNLDIERPTYTNLNRLIGQIVSSITASLRFDGALNVDLTEFQTNLVPYPRIHFPLATYAPVISAEKAYHEQLSVSEITNACFEPANQMVKCDPRHGKYMACCLLYRGDVVPKDVNAAIATIKTKRTIQFVDWCPTGFKVGINYQPPTVVPSGDLAKVQRAVCMLSNTTAIAEAWARLDHKFDLMYAKRAFVHWYVGEGMEEGEFSEAREDMAALEKDYEEVGTDSVEGEGEEEGEEY from the exons ATG AGGGAATGCATCTCAGTCCACGTTGGCCAGGCCGGAGTGCAgattggcaatgcatgctgggaactGTACTGTCTGGAACATGGGATTCAGCCGGACGGACAGATGCCCAGTGATAAAACCATCGGTGGAGGAGACGATTCCTTCAACACCTTCTTCAGTGAGACTGGGGCTGGCAAACATGTTCCCCGGGCTGTGTTTGTGGACCTGGAACCCACTGTGATTG ATGAGGTGAGGACAGGAACCTACAGACAACTCTTCCATCCTGAGCAACTCATCACTGGCAAGGAAGACGCCGCCAATAACTATGCCCGTGGCCACTACACCATCGGCAAGGAGATCATTGACCTGGTGCTGGACAGGACCCGTAAGCTG GCTGATCAGTGCACAGGTCTCCAGGGCTTCCTCATCTTCCACAGTTTCGGTGGTGGCACTGGGTCAGGTTTCACCTCCCTCTTGATGGAACGTCTCTCTGTTGACTATGGCAAGAAGTCCAAGCTGGAGTTCTCCATCTACCCAGCTCCTCAGATCTCCACAGCTGTGGTTGAACCATACAACGCCATCCTCACTACCCACACCACACTGGAGCACTCAGACTGCGCCTTCATGGTGGACAACGAAGCCATTTATGACATCTGCCGCAGGAACCTGGACATTGAGCGCCCAACCTACACTAACCTGAACCGTCTGATCGGTCAGATCGTGTCTTCAATCACCGCCTCCCTCAGGTTTGATGGAGCTCTAAATGTGGACTTGACGGAGTTCCAGACCAACCTGGTGCCCTACCCCCGTATCCACTTCCCCCTGGCCACCTACGCCCCGGTTATCTCTGCAGAGAAAGCTTACCATGAGCAGCTCTCTGTGTCTGAGATCACCAATGCTTGCTTcgagccagccaatcagatgGTGAAATGTGACCCCAGGCACGGTAAATACATGGCTTGCTGTCTTCTGTACCGTGGTGATGTGGTGCCCAAGGACGTCAATGCCGCCATTGCCACCATCAAGACCAAGCGTACCATCCAGTTTGTGGACTGGTGCCCAACAGGGTTTAAGGTTGGTATCAATTACCAACCACCAACTGTGGTTCCCAGTGGAGACCTGGCCAAGGTGCAGCGTGCCGTGTGCATGTTGAGTAACACCACCGCCATTGCCGAGGCCTGGGCTCGCCTGGACCACAAGTTTGACCTGATGTACGCCAAGCGCGCCTTTGTGCACTGGTATGTGGGGGAGGGTATGGAGGAGGGAGAGTTCTCTGAGGCCCGGGAGGATATGGCCGCCCTGGAGAAGGATTATGAAGAGGTCGGCACTGACAGCGTGGAAGgggagggagaagaagagggagaggAGTATTAA